A genomic window from Natrinema sp. HArc-T2 includes:
- a CDS encoding HalOD1 output domain-containing protein, whose translation MVEGGYSSDEPSTKPPSQAVIETVADAEGVQSVDLAPPQYESLHAVVDPAALDALFAERSNGATRPRGTVSFTFCDYHVTVGCDGVVSLEGSTEPAD comes from the coding sequence ATGGTGGAGGGTGGCTATAGCAGTGATGAACCGTCAACGAAACCGCCGAGCCAAGCGGTAATCGAAACAGTCGCGGACGCGGAGGGCGTGCAGTCGGTCGACCTCGCGCCGCCGCAGTACGAATCACTTCATGCAGTCGTCGACCCGGCAGCGCTCGACGCGCTCTTTGCCGAGCGGTCGAACGGTGCGACCAGACCACGCGGAACGGTCTCGTTTACGTTCTGTGACTATCATGTCACCGTCGGATGCGACGGAGTGGTCTCGCTCGAGGGGTCGACCGAACCTGCAGATTGA
- the leuS gene encoding leucine--tRNA ligase, with the protein MTSHYDHAQVQEFWQYVWERDDVYALDSDAEDPTYVLGMFPYTSGTLHMGHIRNYAITDAYARYRRMQGDNVLHPMGWDAFGLPAENAAFERKTDPESWTQACIRRMREELETMGFGYDWSREVTTCEPDYYRWNQWLFEQFYEDGLVDYEAATVNWCPDCETVLADAQVAERDGTRVCWRCETPVGRRELDQWFFTITDYAEELHEGLDDLEGWPDGVREIQRNWIGRQEGARITFEVSHDDADADGIDTVDVFSTRPETIYGATSLAVSPGHDLARELAEEDTAVAEYVETVREQDPDEVGFSGIETDATATHPLTGDDLPVYVAGYVLEDVGTGAVMGVPGHNERDHEFALAHDLPVERVIVPEGDGNDGEHDETGPYTGEGTLEGSGEYDGLDSETARERLVADHNALVDDVTYRLRDWLISRQRYWGTPIPVVHCDDCGPVLVPEADLPVELPEFVRTTGNPLDAAEEWKQTTCPACGSPAERETDTMDTFVDSSWYFLRFPSPELADAPFDTDRANEWLPVDVYVGGEEHAILHLLYTRFFTKALADLGLLEHREPIEELRSQGTVLYDGEKMSSSKGNVVAPQEYGAETTRLFVLSAAHPEQDFEWTANNVRGAYDLQQTLYGMATDFVDEGDTRVERRDHDEYVDREIDRTIAAVTEEYERFRFHRAATEIQELARLLRRYREYDRPHDDVYRRGLLTLAALIAPMAPHLGEELWNKLRGDGLVVEADWPEPAGDRSAYQLERQLVERTLEDVRDIVDVAAIDEPDRIELVCAREWKYRAAELVDEAAADGGDTDAIIEQVLAADDVAADRETVGAFVGQLLGRDGGAESGQLLAPARELETLEQATWLVTDEFGATVTVRRADADDERAAKARPGKPAIHIE; encoded by the coding sequence ATGACGAGTCATTACGATCACGCGCAGGTACAGGAGTTCTGGCAGTACGTCTGGGAGCGTGACGATGTCTACGCGCTCGATTCCGACGCCGAGGATCCGACCTACGTCCTCGGAATGTTTCCCTACACGTCGGGGACGCTGCATATGGGTCACATCCGCAACTACGCGATTACGGACGCCTACGCGCGCTATCGCCGGATGCAAGGCGACAACGTCCTCCACCCGATGGGCTGGGACGCCTTCGGTCTTCCCGCCGAAAACGCCGCGTTCGAGCGCAAGACCGACCCCGAGTCCTGGACGCAGGCGTGTATCCGACGCATGCGCGAAGAACTCGAGACGATGGGCTTTGGCTACGACTGGTCCCGGGAGGTCACCACCTGTGAGCCCGACTACTATCGGTGGAACCAGTGGCTGTTCGAGCAGTTCTACGAAGACGGGCTCGTCGACTACGAGGCGGCAACGGTCAACTGGTGTCCCGACTGCGAGACGGTGCTCGCCGACGCACAGGTCGCTGAGCGTGACGGCACCCGGGTCTGCTGGCGCTGTGAGACCCCCGTCGGTCGCCGGGAACTCGACCAGTGGTTCTTTACGATCACCGACTACGCCGAGGAGCTCCACGAGGGGCTCGACGATCTTGAGGGCTGGCCCGACGGCGTCCGCGAGATTCAGCGCAACTGGATCGGTCGTCAGGAAGGTGCGCGGATCACGTTCGAGGTGTCTCACGATGACGCGGATGCTGACGGGATCGACACCGTCGACGTCTTCAGCACCCGCCCGGAGACGATCTACGGCGCGACTTCTCTCGCAGTCTCGCCGGGTCACGATCTGGCGCGGGAGTTGGCCGAAGAGGACACAGCAGTCGCCGAGTACGTCGAGACCGTCCGCGAACAGGACCCCGACGAAGTCGGCTTTTCGGGTATCGAAACCGACGCGACGGCAACCCACCCACTGACCGGCGATGACCTCCCCGTCTACGTCGCCGGCTACGTCTTAGAAGACGTCGGCACCGGGGCCGTGATGGGCGTGCCCGGTCACAACGAGCGCGACCACGAGTTCGCGCTCGCACACGACCTGCCGGTCGAGCGTGTGATCGTCCCTGAAGGCGACGGTAACGACGGCGAACACGACGAAACGGGACCCTACACCGGCGAGGGCACTCTCGAGGGAAGCGGCGAGTACGACGGCCTCGACAGCGAGACGGCCCGCGAGCGACTCGTCGCCGACCACAACGCACTCGTTGACGACGTCACCTACCGGCTGCGTGACTGGCTGATCTCCCGGCAGCGCTACTGGGGGACGCCGATTCCGGTCGTCCACTGTGACGACTGCGGGCCGGTCCTCGTGCCCGAAGCGGACCTTCCGGTCGAACTCCCCGAGTTCGTCCGGACCACGGGGAACCCACTCGACGCCGCTGAGGAGTGGAAACAGACGACGTGCCCGGCCTGTGGCTCCCCAGCCGAACGCGAGACGGACACGATGGACACCTTCGTCGACTCCTCGTGGTACTTCCTGCGATTCCCCTCGCCCGAGCTGGCGGACGCGCCGTTCGACACCGACCGCGCCAACGAGTGGCTTCCCGTCGACGTCTACGTCGGCGGCGAAGAACACGCCATTCTCCATCTGCTGTATACCCGCTTTTTCACGAAGGCGCTGGCCGATCTGGGACTGCTCGAGCACCGCGAGCCGATCGAGGAACTCCGCAGCCAGGGAACGGTCCTATATGACGGCGAGAAGATGTCCAGTTCGAAAGGAAACGTCGTTGCGCCCCAGGAGTACGGCGCGGAGACGACGCGGTTGTTCGTCCTCTCGGCGGCCCACCCCGAACAGGATTTCGAGTGGACGGCCAACAACGTCCGCGGGGCCTACGACCTCCAGCAGACGCTCTATGGGATGGCGACCGACTTCGTCGATGAGGGCGACACCCGTGTCGAACGCCGCGATCACGATGAGTACGTCGACCGGGAGATCGATCGGACGATCGCCGCCGTCACCGAGGAGTACGAGCGGTTCCGGTTCCACCGCGCTGCAACCGAGATTCAGGAACTTGCACGCCTACTCCGGCGCTACCGCGAATACGACCGCCCGCACGACGACGTCTATCGGCGCGGGCTGTTGACACTGGCCGCGCTGATCGCCCCGATGGCCCCCCACCTCGGGGAAGAACTCTGGAACAAACTCCGGGGTGACGGCTTGGTCGTCGAAGCCGACTGGCCCGAGCCTGCAGGCGATCGCTCGGCCTACCAGCTCGAGCGCCAACTGGTCGAGCGCACCCTCGAAGACGTCCGGGACATCGTCGACGTCGCTGCGATCGACGAACCCGACCGGATCGAACTCGTCTGCGCTCGCGAGTGGAAATACAGAGCCGCCGAACTGGTCGACGAGGCAGCCGCTGACGGTGGCGACACCGACGCCATCATCGAGCAGGTGCTCGCAGCCGACGACGTCGCCGCCGACCGCGAGACCGTCGGCGCGTTCGTCGGGCAGTTGCTTGGCCGCGACGGCGGCGCGGAGTCCGGCCAGTTGCTCGCCCCGGCCCGCGAACTCGAGACCCTCGAGCAGGCGACCTGGCTCGTCACGGACGAGTTCGGGGCGACCGTCACCGTCCGCCGGGCCGACGCCGACGACGAGCGAGCGGCGAAAGCACGACCGGGCAAACCGGCGATCCACATCGAGTAG
- a CDS encoding SDR family oxidoreductase, translating to MPSTALVTGCSSGIGYETARALLADGWHVYATARDRDRDGLENLADRGAEPVALDLTKSADIDRVVARVRDEAGGVDCLVNNAGYGQFGPVEDVPTDLLERQFAVHCFGPHRLMRAVLPGMRERGRGRIITVTSAADRLALAGIGGYNASKWALAGLSDALRQELVGSDVEVVVVQPGLVATPFYDRALSELEAAATAARSPARPDGDATAATDADVTVVRPTQYTDLYRVLQQVRAVEGGGRLINDPEDVAETILTAATVLDPETHYRVGPLPLLGSLYGTLVPATLRDQLTKLGVRLAASEPVLELLERRTPDPGAEPYPPRR from the coding sequence ATGCCTTCGACTGCACTCGTCACCGGCTGTTCGTCGGGCATCGGCTACGAAACGGCTCGCGCACTGCTGGCCGATGGCTGGCACGTCTACGCGACCGCGCGAGATCGTGATCGAGACGGGCTCGAGAACCTGGCTGACCGCGGTGCCGAGCCCGTCGCGCTCGATCTGACCAAGTCCGCGGACATCGACCGTGTCGTCGCTCGCGTCCGCGACGAAGCTGGCGGCGTCGACTGTCTGGTCAACAACGCGGGCTACGGCCAGTTCGGGCCGGTCGAAGACGTACCGACGGATTTGCTCGAGCGCCAGTTCGCCGTCCACTGCTTCGGCCCGCATCGACTCATGCGAGCGGTGCTGCCGGGTATGCGCGAACGCGGTCGTGGCCGGATCATCACCGTCACCAGCGCTGCGGACCGGCTCGCACTGGCCGGGATCGGCGGTTACAACGCCTCGAAGTGGGCGCTCGCGGGTTTGAGCGATGCGCTTCGACAGGAACTGGTCGGCTCGGACGTCGAGGTCGTCGTCGTTCAGCCCGGACTCGTCGCGACGCCGTTTTACGATCGCGCTCTGAGTGAACTCGAGGCGGCAGCCACAGCCGCGCGATCGCCGGCCCGGCCCGACGGTGACGCGACGGCAGCGACGGACGCCGACGTGACCGTCGTCAGGCCCACGCAGTATACCGACCTCTATCGCGTTCTCCAGCAGGTTCGCGCCGTCGAGGGTGGCGGTCGTCTCATCAACGACCCCGAAGACGTCGCCGAAACGATTCTGACAGCCGCGACGGTGCTCGATCCCGAAACCCACTACCGCGTCGGTCCGCTGCCACTGCTTGGCTCGCTGTACGGTACGCTCGTGCCGGCAACACTGCGAGACCAGCTCACAAAACTCGGCGTTCGACTAGCCGCGAGCGAACCGGTCTTGGAATTGCTCGAGCGACGGACGCCCGATCCTGGGGCTGAGCCGTATCCACCACGACGGTGA
- a CDS encoding SPW repeat protein encodes MSESTTNDPMRGESSARQRGSDGEKWLSGFVSLIGLWIAVSPFVYGPAASMLWNNLLVGGGIFLLAGYNYYRLTNAYATSTGVMSLAALLALWVFISQWAIGGEFAMSGLEAASTGLIWSNVLSGLVAAGLSAYVAYTGGREVPRGTAAQT; translated from the coding sequence ATGAGCGAGTCCACGACCAACGACCCGATGCGCGGTGAATCGTCCGCCCGGCAGCGCGGATCGGACGGGGAGAAATGGCTGAGTGGATTCGTCTCCCTGATCGGGCTGTGGATCGCCGTCTCGCCGTTCGTCTACGGACCGGCGGCGTCCATGCTGTGGAACAACCTGCTGGTCGGCGGCGGGATCTTCCTGCTGGCCGGGTACAACTACTACCGGCTCACCAACGCCTACGCCACCAGTACCGGCGTAATGTCGCTCGCTGCCCTGCTGGCGCTGTGGGTCTTCATCTCCCAGTGGGCCATCGGCGGCGAGTTCGCGATGAGCGGCCTCGAGGCCGCATCCACTGGCCTGATCTGGAGTAACGTCCTCTCGGGGCTGGTCGCCGCAGGACTGTCGGCGTACGTCGCCTACACCGGCGGTCGCGAGGTCCCACGTGGGACGGCAGCACAAACGTAA
- a CDS encoding SLC13 family permease — protein sequence MVAIAAAPTPAGLSVAGQYAIATMFFAGFLWVTGTLPLAVTALTIPVLLTGTGIYNSMDTALAGFADHIVFLFLAGFMLANGIQKYDIDRRIALYTIAKMGSSPRRLVLAIMIVTAVLSMWVSNTATAAMMTPIAVGILTQVLDRDDLASSQESAADADVADADAVPDGGAVGSTADFTNIQISMLLGTAYAASVGGVGTIIGTPPNAILVGQLNAILDYEIGFAEWFLVGFPVVVVTLPLIWFLLTYVLYPPEIPQVDQARSIAREQLEAEGDLDPRGKRVAMIFAATAGLWMLGGLGKVFEPFLSSAWMTTLFGGDKMTVLGVEGHQGLLYYVMVGVAAVPALVLADTMEWDELVDIDWGTLLLFGGGISLANALADTGATEWIAETVFGNLVGAPIVLVIGAVVLLVIFLTEMTSNSATTSIIVPILISLGSVFSATLGLTDFSTALFLSVSGAIAASFAFALPVATPPNAIVFGSGYIKQRHMLRTGLILNAIMTVILTGIIWLLFTFVWPHLLW from the coding sequence ATGGTGGCGATCGCAGCGGCACCCACACCGGCCGGCCTCTCGGTCGCGGGCCAGTACGCGATCGCGACGATGTTCTTCGCCGGCTTCCTCTGGGTGACCGGGACGCTTCCACTTGCGGTCACCGCACTGACGATTCCAGTTTTGCTGACTGGCACCGGTATCTACAACTCCATGGACACCGCACTCGCGGGGTTCGCGGACCACATCGTCTTCCTGTTCCTCGCGGGCTTTATGCTTGCGAACGGGATTCAGAAGTACGATATCGACCGGCGGATCGCGCTATATACCATCGCCAAGATGGGCAGCTCACCGCGACGGCTGGTTCTCGCGATCATGATCGTGACCGCCGTGTTGTCGATGTGGGTCTCGAACACCGCAACGGCCGCGATGATGACGCCCATCGCAGTCGGGATTCTCACGCAGGTGCTCGATCGCGACGACCTCGCGTCGTCGCAGGAGTCGGCAGCCGACGCCGACGTGGCCGACGCCGACGCGGTCCCCGATGGCGGCGCCGTCGGCTCGACAGCCGACTTCACGAACATCCAGATCTCGATGTTGCTGGGGACTGCCTACGCAGCGAGCGTCGGCGGTGTCGGGACGATCATCGGCACGCCGCCGAACGCGATCCTCGTCGGTCAGCTCAACGCTATTCTGGACTACGAGATCGGGTTCGCCGAGTGGTTCCTCGTCGGCTTCCCGGTCGTCGTCGTGACGCTCCCGCTGATCTGGTTCCTCCTGACGTACGTGCTCTACCCGCCGGAGATCCCGCAGGTCGATCAGGCGCGCTCGATCGCCCGCGAACAACTCGAGGCGGAGGGCGACCTCGACCCGCGGGGCAAGCGCGTGGCGATGATCTTCGCCGCGACGGCCGGTCTCTGGATGCTCGGCGGCCTCGGTAAAGTCTTCGAGCCGTTCCTCTCGAGTGCCTGGATGACGACGCTGTTCGGCGGCGATAAAATGACCGTCCTCGGCGTCGAAGGACATCAGGGCCTGCTCTACTACGTGATGGTCGGCGTCGCCGCGGTGCCGGCGCTCGTCCTGGCCGACACGATGGAGTGGGACGAACTGGTCGACATCGACTGGGGTACGCTGTTGCTGTTCGGCGGCGGTATCTCGCTTGCGAACGCGCTGGCGGACACAGGCGCGACGGAGTGGATCGCCGAGACGGTGTTCGGCAACCTCGTCGGCGCACCCATCGTGCTCGTCATCGGGGCGGTCGTCCTGCTGGTCATCTTCCTGACCGAGATGACGTCGAACTCCGCGACAACCAGCATCATCGTCCCCATCCTGATCAGTCTGGGCAGCGTTTTCTCGGCGACGCTCGGACTGACCGACTTCTCGACCGCGCTCTTCCTCTCGGTCTCCGGCGCGATTGCCGCGAGCTTCGCGTTCGCACTTCCGGTCGCGACACCGCCGAACGCCATCGTGTTCGGCAGCGGCTACATCAAACAGCGTCATATGCTCCGGACAGGACTCATCCTGAACGCGATCATGACAGTCATCCTGACGGGAATTATCTGGCTGCTGTTTACCTTCGTCTGGCCCCACCTGCTGTGGTGA
- a CDS encoding cupredoxin domain-containing protein — translation MNRRTVLTATGGMATLFVTGCLGGSGPVGEETTEVSMVDEQFDPRNVHADTDATITWTNEDETRHTVTAASDNWEKDREVPGGAETTHTFGESGVYDVYCSVHGDADLSGMSMKVSIGDAVIENPLGDGSDSDGGGYY, via the coding sequence ATGAACCGTCGAACAGTCCTCACGGCGACAGGAGGGATGGCGACGTTGTTCGTAACGGGCTGTCTGGGTGGGAGCGGTCCGGTTGGCGAAGAGACCACCGAGGTGTCGATGGTCGACGAGCAGTTCGATCCGCGGAACGTCCACGCCGACACGGATGCGACGATCACGTGGACCAACGAGGACGAGACGCGCCATACAGTCACGGCAGCCTCGGACAACTGGGAGAAGGACAGGGAGGTCCCTGGCGGCGCGGAGACGACCCACACGTTCGGGGAAAGCGGGGTGTACGACGTGTATTGCAGCGTCCACGGCGACGCCGACCTGTCGGGGATGAGTATGAAGGTGAGCATCGGTGATGCCGTCATCGAGAATCCACTCGGCGATGGCAGCGACTCTGATGGGGGTGGATACTACTGA
- a CDS encoding heme o synthase: MATESFPRPIGTRRRFSALLTATALGVYLLLIVGATTSLTNATASCSTWPTCHAPVDPLSQTELAIAWTHRLTALVVGLLVGATALAATVGDASRRVSSVLAVGALLYVVQIGVGALTATVGPAAIVPGLHLALGLVIFSAVVLALAWDLELATGSDDDAIDSPTPLEELDEDISPATERTLPSSRLARARLTARAYFGMTKPRLMWLLCLVAAAGMALAAGPDLELSTILATLGGGVLAIGASGTFNHVLERDVDQQMSRTAERPLAVDLIPVRNALAFGLALTVASLGLFLTINRLAAALGLAAILFYSVVYTLMLKPNTVQNTVIGGAAGALPALIGWAAVTNEIGLPGLALAGLIFLWTPAHFYNLALAYKDDYARGGFPMMPVVRGETVTRKHILYYIAATLASAIALTWITELGMLYAGTVVLFGGIFLWAAVRLHFEQTEAAAFRSFHASNAFLGAVLVAVLVDALAF; encoded by the coding sequence GTGGCAACAGAGTCGTTCCCTCGTCCGATCGGTACGCGGCGACGCTTTTCAGCACTGCTCACAGCGACCGCGCTGGGCGTCTATTTGCTTTTGATCGTCGGCGCAACGACCTCGCTGACGAACGCGACCGCGTCGTGTTCGACGTGGCCGACCTGTCACGCGCCGGTCGACCCGCTGAGCCAGACCGAACTCGCAATCGCGTGGACCCACCGGCTGACGGCCCTCGTCGTCGGCCTGCTCGTCGGCGCGACGGCGCTTGCCGCAACCGTCGGTGACGCCTCCCGTCGCGTCAGCTCAGTCCTCGCCGTCGGCGCCCTCCTCTACGTTGTCCAGATCGGTGTTGGCGCCCTCACCGCGACGGTCGGCCCTGCCGCGATCGTTCCCGGACTCCACCTCGCACTCGGGCTCGTGATCTTCTCGGCGGTCGTCCTCGCACTCGCCTGGGATCTCGAGCTCGCGACCGGCAGCGACGACGATGCCATCGACTCACCGACGCCGCTCGAGGAACTCGACGAGGACATCTCACCCGCAACCGAGCGGACGCTGCCGTCGAGTCGGCTGGCTCGCGCCCGGCTGACCGCACGTGCATACTTCGGCATGACGAAACCGCGGCTGATGTGGCTGCTCTGTCTGGTCGCCGCTGCCGGCATGGCACTGGCCGCCGGCCCCGACCTCGAGCTGTCGACCATCCTCGCGACACTTGGCGGTGGCGTCCTCGCGATCGGCGCGAGCGGGACGTTCAATCACGTCCTCGAGCGCGACGTCGACCAGCAGATGTCCCGCACAGCAGAACGACCGCTCGCGGTCGATCTGATTCCGGTCCGGAACGCACTCGCGTTCGGACTCGCGTTGACTGTCGCGTCACTCGGATTGTTCCTGACCATCAATCGACTGGCCGCGGCGCTCGGTCTCGCCGCGATCCTGTTTTATAGCGTCGTCTACACGCTGATGCTCAAGCCGAACACGGTCCAGAACACGGTCATCGGCGGCGCTGCAGGAGCACTTCCCGCGCTCATCGGCTGGGCTGCAGTCACCAACGAAATCGGCCTGCCGGGGCTCGCACTCGCGGGACTGATCTTCCTCTGGACGCCGGCACACTTCTATAACCTCGCGCTGGCCTACAAGGACGACTACGCCCGCGGTGGCTTCCCGATGATGCCGGTCGTCCGTGGCGAGACCGTCACCAGAAAGCACATCCTCTACTACATCGCCGCGACGCTCGCGAGTGCGATCGCACTGACCTGGATCACCGAGCTCGGCATGCTGTACGCCGGGACGGTCGTCCTCTTCGGGGGCATCTTCCTCTGGGCGGCCGTTCGTCTCCACTTCGAACAGACCGAAGCCGCAGCGTTTCGCTCGTTCCACGCCTCGAACGCGTTCCTCGGTGCCGTGCTGGTCGCGGTCCTCGTTGACGCACTCGCGTTCTGA
- a CDS encoding DUF3267 domain-containing protein: MSRSESQTARRPLAAFELTRTVTLQWLAVSATGFFGFAYGFGHVLAWIRGTSLEPIVIAPSSPPTVLGWLAVSVGLLVCVVVPHELLHGVFLARYGDNPDYGIGVSHFVLPYAYAGTSGARYTRNQLLVALLAPFVVLTAAGVAVMVVVPTPLLIVPLAANATGSIGDLWMAAVLYQYPANVRVGDPPGDVRGFGIYGARGQTLSRRPGMPLLARFLAGGVGTLAMLGLYALGAVLFSLAVGTGDVVLGDPGSGWLLFRHYRLPDGTALLEVGDRALLTVAVLGGLAWTIVTIVYRQLAAE; this comes from the coding sequence GTGAGCCGTTCCGAGTCCCAGACGGCCCGTCGACCGCTCGCGGCGTTCGAGCTGACGCGGACGGTTACGCTCCAGTGGCTCGCCGTCTCTGCGACCGGGTTTTTCGGCTTCGCCTACGGCTTCGGGCACGTGCTCGCGTGGATTCGTGGCACCTCACTCGAGCCGATCGTGATCGCGCCATCTTCACCGCCGACAGTGCTCGGCTGGCTGGCTGTCTCCGTCGGCCTGCTCGTCTGCGTGGTCGTCCCCCACGAACTGCTCCACGGCGTGTTCCTGGCGCGCTATGGCGATAACCCCGACTACGGGATCGGCGTCTCCCATTTCGTGCTTCCCTATGCCTACGCCGGGACCAGCGGCGCGCGCTATACTCGCAATCAGTTGCTCGTCGCCCTGCTCGCCCCGTTCGTGGTGCTGACGGCTGCCGGCGTCGCCGTGATGGTCGTCGTCCCGACACCGCTGTTGATCGTTCCGCTAGCGGCGAACGCGACCGGGTCGATCGGCGATCTCTGGATGGCCGCCGTCCTCTATCAGTATCCTGCCAACGTTCGCGTGGGCGACCCACCCGGTGACGTTCGCGGCTTCGGTATCTACGGCGCGCGCGGCCAGACACTGAGCCGACGGCCGGGCATGCCACTGCTCGCCCGGTTTCTGGCCGGTGGCGTCGGTACCCTCGCCATGCTCGGACTCTACGCCTTGGGTGCCGTGCTATTCTCGCTTGCCGTTGGCACTGGCGACGTCGTTCTCGGCGATCCAGGGTCGGGATGGCTGCTGTTTCGCCACTATCGTCTTCCCGACGGCACCGCGCTGCTCGAGGTCGGCGATCGGGCGCTGCTCACAGTCGCCGTCCTCGGTGGGCTCGCGTGGACGATCGTCACGATCGTCTACCGCCAGCTCGCGGCGGAGTAA
- a CDS encoding PadR family transcriptional regulator produces MTKWLRSGRRRDICFLLAAADDGELRGQQLKSRLESHYDDRLEPKSFYGSLSALVEAGFVEKRTEGLHDVYALTEPGAQRVRDHYTWVRDCLEE; encoded by the coding sequence ATGACCAAGTGGCTCCGGAGCGGTCGCCGCCGAGACATCTGCTTCTTGCTCGCGGCGGCCGACGACGGCGAACTGCGCGGCCAGCAACTGAAATCACGCCTCGAGTCTCACTACGACGACCGACTCGAGCCCAAGTCGTTCTACGGCTCGCTGTCGGCGCTGGTCGAGGCGGGCTTCGTCGAGAAGCGAACCGAGGGACTTCACGACGTGTACGCACTGACCGAGCCCGGCGCACAGCGCGTGCGCGACCACTACACGTGGGTTCGGGACTGCCTCGAAGAATAG
- a CDS encoding acyl-CoA dehydrogenase, with translation MDFALSPEQQQIRDMVSEFVDEEIVPVADEIDHDDEFPSDLIDEMAKLGLMGMPFPEEYGGAGLDYHSYAIGLEEISRGSGGLGTIVAAHTSLAGNMLYEFGDDDQKEEYLTPLAAGDDIGAFALSEAGAGSDVPAMDTTAEKDGDEYVVNGGKLWISNGSVADTVTVFAKTDPDAGNKGISSFIVRPEEDDGFIVEGTEEKLGDKGCPTAELRFDDLRIPEDRRLGDEGEGFVHALKTLNGGRITIAARGVGIARAAFEEARDYATEREQFGQPIGEFQSIKHKLADMDTKIQAAKLLMHKAADKKIRGENYIKDASQAKLYASEVSREVANEGIQIHGGYGYTKDFAAQRFYRDAKLNEIYEGTSEVLRNTIGDQLLEQ, from the coding sequence ATGGACTTTGCACTCTCCCCCGAACAGCAGCAGATTCGGGATATGGTATCGGAGTTCGTCGATGAGGAGATCGTCCCCGTCGCCGACGAGATCGACCACGACGACGAGTTCCCGTCTGACCTCATCGACGAGATGGCCAAGCTAGGCCTGATGGGGATGCCGTTCCCCGAGGAGTACGGCGGTGCCGGCCTCGACTATCACTCCTACGCGATCGGGCTCGAGGAGATCTCCCGTGGCTCGGGCGGACTCGGAACGATCGTCGCTGCTCACACCTCGCTTGCAGGGAACATGCTCTACGAGTTCGGCGACGACGACCAGAAAGAGGAGTACCTGACGCCGCTTGCAGCCGGCGACGACATCGGTGCGTTCGCGCTCTCGGAAGCGGGTGCGGGCAGCGACGTCCCCGCCATGGATACGACCGCCGAGAAAGACGGCGACGAGTACGTGGTAAACGGCGGCAAGCTCTGGATCTCGAACGGCTCGGTGGCCGACACGGTCACCGTGTTCGCGAAGACCGACCCCGACGCAGGTAACAAGGGCATCTCGTCGTTCATCGTCCGCCCCGAGGAAGACGACGGCTTCATCGTCGAAGGCACCGAGGAGAAACTCGGCGACAAGGGCTGTCCGACCGCCGAACTCCGCTTTGACGACCTCCGTATCCCCGAGGACCGACGGCTCGGCGACGAGGGTGAAGGCTTCGTTCACGCCCTGAAGACCCTCAACGGTGGCCGAATCACGATCGCCGCCCGCGGTGTCGGCATCGCCCGCGCGGCCTTCGAGGAAGCACGGGACTACGCCACCGAGCGCGAGCAGTTCGGCCAGCCAATCGGCGAGTTCCAGTCGATCAAACACAAGCTCGCGGACATGGACACGAAGATTCAGGCCGCCAAACTGCTCATGCACAAGGCCGCCGACAAGAAGATCCGCGGTGAGAACTACATCAAGGACGCCTCACAGGCCAAACTCTACGCCTCCGAAGTGAGCCGCGAGGTCGCAAACGAGGGCATCCAGATCCACGGCGGCTACGGCTACACAAAGGACTTCGCCGCCCAGCGGTTCTACCGCGACGCCAAACTCAACGAGATCTACGAGGGCACCAGCGAAGTGCTCCGGAACACGATCGGCGACCAACTGCTCGAGCAGTAG